The following proteins are co-located in the Alcaligenes faecalis genome:
- a CDS encoding TonB-dependent siderophore receptor has translation MLIKSMRPAARPGRVTIARLALGPCLLAVCLAGTLSMSSVRAQSLGSQPVSDDIAAGTLDQVLNQFAARSGFLLAIDASLTAGKTSTGLKGAYTPEQGLRQILQGSGLEAVADGRGYRLRAVPGLSTRSHEELEAVRVQAQRESATGPANGLLATRSATATKSDAAIMDTPASVAVVTQQQIESQATRTVGEALRYVPGVAVEFDGVDSRFDTMSLRGFNADSVAWLDGVKLAGGSGAGNNWTLPQVDPFMLERIEVLKGPASVVYGQVVPGGMVNMVSKRPTHVEQRNIELTLGAPRQLRGSVDLGGALGQDGVSAWRVLALSSDTESRTDHVKRKRQLLAPSVTLPLGENGEIVLMGSIQRDRGGSDYMWLPAYGTLFDNPNGKIPLSRFIGEPHFDRYDRDQDMAGWAAVYDINDNWTLRQNLRVQRIKSVMESVTSDMYSFDDPSEGGWDWRTLERYANRGTGTSRSLGVDTQSEWRWNLGEAEHTVLLGLDYYRGTFDARRQTASVGPEGSGGLLDLYDPEYGATIGPFTTLSEVSNRRHQTGVYLQDQVSWGNWRLVAGLRQDWSSVSGTSRRRAGEDDLGQSDKATTGRLGALYRFESGWAPYISYATSFEPVAGVTAEGVAFRPMKGKQTEVGVKYQPDGANWMASAAVFDLRQTNRLTDDPVHGFPDQVQTGELRSRGLELALTGRLSPNWSVIGSYSFLDTKVLSSEIPEEQGKPALYTPRHQAALWVDYTFTGRTALAGTVMGLGIRHVGSSYGGDIEVAGGGYASLRIPAHTVADFRMATQLGWISPELKNSELALNVTNIADKQYVNGCGSLWTCGWGLGRQVSLTFSGRF, from the coding sequence ATGTTGATTAAATCCATGCGTCCTGCGGCCCGGCCCGGACGTGTCACTATTGCCCGTTTAGCTCTGGGGCCTTGCCTGCTGGCAGTATGTCTGGCAGGCACCTTGTCGATGTCCAGCGTTCGGGCTCAAAGCCTGGGCAGTCAGCCAGTGAGTGATGACATTGCTGCAGGCACGCTGGATCAGGTCTTGAATCAGTTTGCGGCGCGTAGTGGGTTTTTACTGGCGATTGATGCGTCCCTGACGGCTGGCAAGACCAGCACGGGGCTGAAAGGGGCCTACACGCCGGAACAGGGTTTACGGCAGATTTTGCAAGGCAGCGGTCTGGAAGCCGTGGCGGATGGTCGTGGTTATCGTTTGCGTGCGGTGCCTGGCTTGAGCACACGCAGTCATGAGGAGCTGGAAGCGGTACGTGTGCAGGCTCAACGCGAAAGCGCAACCGGCCCCGCGAATGGTTTGCTGGCAACGCGCAGCGCAACGGCGACCAAGAGCGATGCGGCCATCATGGACACGCCGGCCTCGGTCGCCGTCGTGACGCAGCAGCAGATCGAATCTCAAGCTACACGCACGGTGGGCGAGGCCTTGCGCTATGTGCCAGGAGTGGCGGTGGAGTTTGATGGGGTCGATTCGCGTTTTGACACCATGTCCTTGCGTGGCTTCAATGCAGATTCAGTGGCGTGGCTGGACGGCGTAAAACTGGCCGGTGGTAGCGGTGCGGGCAATAACTGGACCTTGCCGCAGGTTGATCCTTTCATGCTGGAGCGCATTGAAGTCCTGAAGGGGCCAGCCTCGGTCGTGTATGGGCAAGTAGTGCCGGGCGGCATGGTCAATATGGTCAGCAAGCGGCCGACTCACGTGGAGCAACGCAATATTGAATTGACCTTGGGGGCTCCGCGTCAGCTACGTGGCAGTGTGGATCTGGGCGGTGCATTGGGTCAGGATGGTGTCAGTGCCTGGCGTGTGCTGGCACTGAGCTCCGATACGGAAAGCCGCACTGATCATGTCAAGCGTAAACGTCAGTTGCTGGCCCCGTCCGTGACCTTGCCGCTGGGCGAGAACGGTGAAATTGTCCTGATGGGATCAATCCAGCGGGACCGTGGCGGCAGTGACTATATGTGGTTGCCCGCCTACGGCACCTTGTTTGACAACCCCAATGGCAAAATCCCCCTGTCGCGTTTTATCGGCGAGCCGCATTTCGACCGCTATGACCGCGATCAGGATATGGCTGGCTGGGCAGCGGTCTACGACATCAACGACAACTGGACACTGCGCCAGAACTTGCGCGTGCAACGCATCAAGTCCGTGATGGAGTCGGTAACCAGCGATATGTATTCTTTTGACGACCCCAGTGAAGGCGGTTGGGATTGGCGCACGCTGGAGCGTTACGCCAACCGTGGCACAGGAACGTCGCGCTCTTTGGGTGTGGACACGCAGTCCGAATGGCGCTGGAACCTGGGGGAGGCCGAGCACACCGTGCTGCTGGGGCTGGACTATTACCGGGGCACCTTTGATGCCCGCCGTCAGACAGCCTCGGTAGGACCGGAAGGCAGCGGTGGTTTGCTGGATTTGTATGACCCAGAGTATGGCGCAACGATCGGGCCTTTTACGACCCTGAGCGAAGTCAGCAACCGACGTCATCAGACTGGCGTGTATCTGCAAGACCAGGTGTCCTGGGGTAATTGGCGCCTGGTCGCTGGCCTGCGTCAGGATTGGTCCTCCGTCAGTGGTACCAGCCGCCGCCGGGCCGGAGAGGATGATCTGGGCCAGAGCGACAAGGCCACCACGGGTCGATTGGGTGCCTTGTATCGCTTTGAGTCGGGTTGGGCGCCGTATATCAGCTATGCCACCTCGTTTGAGCCTGTTGCCGGTGTGACGGCAGAGGGTGTGGCCTTCCGGCCCATGAAAGGCAAGCAGACCGAAGTGGGTGTCAAGTATCAGCCTGATGGCGCGAACTGGATGGCCAGTGCCGCTGTGTTTGATCTGCGCCAGACCAACAGGCTGACGGATGACCCGGTTCACGGCTTTCCGGACCAGGTGCAAACTGGAGAGTTGCGCTCACGCGGCCTGGAGTTGGCTCTTACCGGCCGTCTGTCACCTAACTGGTCTGTGATAGGCAGTTATTCCTTCCTGGACACCAAAGTGCTTAGCAGTGAGATCCCTGAAGAACAGGGCAAACCGGCCTTGTATACGCCGCGTCATCAAGCCGCCTTGTGGGTGGACTACACCTTTACCGGGCGCACAGCGTTGGCGGGCACCGTGATGGGGCTGGGGATTCGTCATGTGGGCTCGTCTTACGGCGGGGATATCGAAGTGGCCGGTGGTGGTTACGCCAGCCTGCGCATTCCAGCGCATACCGTGGCGGATTTCCGGATGGCGACGCAGTTGGGCTGGATTTCGCCTGAGCTCAAGAACAGCGAGCTTGCTTTGAATGTGACCAATATTGCCGACAAACAGTACGTCAACGGTTGCGGTTCCTTGTGGACTTGCGGTTGGGGTCTGGGTCGACAGGTGTCCTTAACTTTTTCAGGACGATTCTGA
- a CDS encoding serine hydrolase domain-containing protein, which translates to MRRLIGLALLGLGMSVNAQASTLLKPGCAWTLLNPEQGERTGSWGWADLDKRQYIDEHTRFNLASLSKQFTALAVLLLVQDGKLALDEPLARYWPDLPGELGTPTVRQVLHHTGGLPDYIEPLYQAGREYETVTVPDTLEILAAHPVLRFTPGERFEYSNTGYFLLAQLVERVSGQPLTQFSQRYIFEPLGMDETAIVDRYPSVLPQLARGYRVKDGQVQSSESSWEQTGDGQVHSSAADMWRWLQHLEQDTVLQSPEGQPLMGLRSLLTQSAPTEPKDNYQFGLETVQLGEGYAAWGHGGGWAGYHSFMAYSPERRQGAVVMCNAIHWDVRAMAERLLQTGIGQLEPMVYRP; encoded by the coding sequence ATGAGAAGACTGATAGGGCTAGCCTTGCTGGGCCTGGGTATGAGTGTCAATGCACAGGCCAGCACCTTGCTAAAACCGGGTTGCGCCTGGACCTTGTTGAACCCGGAACAAGGGGAACGCACAGGAAGCTGGGGCTGGGCGGATCTGGACAAGCGGCAGTATATCGACGAACACACCCGCTTTAATCTGGCCTCCCTGTCCAAGCAGTTCACCGCCCTGGCCGTCCTGCTGTTGGTTCAGGATGGAAAATTGGCTCTGGATGAACCCTTGGCCCGGTATTGGCCGGACCTGCCCGGAGAACTGGGCACACCCACCGTGCGACAAGTCCTGCATCATACCGGCGGTTTGCCGGATTACATCGAGCCTTTGTATCAAGCAGGCCGCGAGTACGAGACGGTCACCGTGCCAGATACGCTGGAGATTCTGGCCGCTCATCCCGTTTTGCGCTTTACACCGGGTGAGCGGTTTGAATACAGCAATACTGGGTATTTTCTGCTGGCTCAACTGGTGGAGCGGGTCAGCGGCCAGCCCCTGACCCAGTTTTCCCAACGCTATATTTTTGAACCTTTGGGTATGGACGAGACTGCGATTGTGGATCGCTACCCATCTGTGTTGCCGCAACTGGCGCGTGGCTATCGGGTCAAGGACGGACAGGTACAAAGCAGTGAGTCCAGTTGGGAGCAGACGGGTGATGGGCAAGTGCACAGCAGTGCAGCAGATATGTGGCGCTGGTTGCAGCACCTGGAGCAGGACACGGTCTTGCAGAGCCCGGAGGGGCAGCCGCTGATGGGGCTGCGTAGTCTGCTGACACAATCGGCCCCGACCGAACCCAAGGATAATTACCAGTTCGGACTGGAAACCGTGCAACTGGGTGAAGGCTATGCCGCCTGGGGGCATGGCGGTGGCTGGGCGGGCTATCACAGCTTCATGGCCTACTCGCCGGAGCGCCGTCAGGGGGCGGTGGTGATGTGTAACGCCATTCATTGGGATGTGAGGGCCATGGCCGAGCGCCTGTTGCAGACCGGTATCGGGCAGTTGGAGCCTATGGTGTATCGACCTTGA
- a CDS encoding acetylornithine transaminase produces the protein MEFDRAGVRALMEITQRPELVFVRGEGSWLQDHNGKRYLDTVQGWAVNALGHSPANVIKAITEQASKLINPSPAFYNEPSIELAKRIVEHSCFDRVFFANSGGEANEGAIKLARKWGQINKNNAYKIISFEHSFHGRTLATMSLSGKPGWDRMFAPQVEGFPKAKLNDLESVRALIDDQTVGIMLEPVQGEAGVIPATVEFMKGLRALADEHKLLLIVDEVQTGMGRTGTLFAYEHSGIRPDIMTLGKGIGGGVPLSALCAREEISCFQPGDQGGTYNGNPLMTAAGVAVFDELTAPGFLDSVNARAKQLSEGLLAISAKWGMDGERGDGLLRALILDQDDGPEIVAAARDRAPEGMLLNSPRPNLLRFMPALNITADEIDLMLAWLDEILVKVRG, from the coding sequence ATGGAATTCGATCGGGCCGGTGTACGTGCATTAATGGAAATTACCCAGCGTCCGGAGTTGGTCTTTGTGCGAGGAGAGGGTTCCTGGCTGCAAGATCACAACGGCAAGCGATACCTGGACACCGTCCAGGGTTGGGCCGTGAATGCGCTGGGCCACAGCCCTGCCAACGTGATCAAGGCGATCACCGAACAAGCGTCCAAATTGATCAACCCCTCGCCTGCGTTCTACAACGAGCCCTCTATCGAGCTGGCCAAGCGCATCGTGGAACACTCCTGCTTTGATCGCGTGTTCTTTGCCAACAGCGGTGGTGAAGCCAACGAAGGCGCCATCAAGCTGGCACGCAAATGGGGTCAGATCAACAAGAACAACGCTTACAAGATCATTTCTTTTGAGCACTCTTTCCATGGCCGTACTCTGGCTACCATGTCCCTGTCCGGCAAACCCGGCTGGGATCGCATGTTTGCGCCTCAGGTCGAGGGCTTTCCCAAAGCCAAGCTGAACGATCTGGAATCCGTGCGCGCGCTGATCGACGATCAAACCGTGGGCATCATGCTCGAACCCGTACAGGGCGAAGCCGGTGTTATTCCCGCGACCGTGGAGTTCATGAAGGGTCTGCGCGCTCTGGCTGACGAGCATAAGCTGCTGTTGATCGTGGATGAAGTGCAAACCGGCATGGGCCGTACCGGCACCTTGTTTGCCTACGAACACTCGGGCATCCGTCCTGACATCATGACCTTGGGTAAAGGTATTGGTGGTGGCGTGCCGCTGTCGGCACTGTGCGCGCGCGAGGAAATCTCTTGCTTTCAGCCGGGTGATCAAGGCGGTACCTACAACGGTAATCCCTTGATGACCGCCGCGGGCGTGGCGGTGTTTGACGAGTTGACCGCTCCCGGTTTCCTGGATTCGGTTAACGCCCGTGCCAAGCAATTGTCTGAAGGCTTGCTGGCTATCAGCGCCAAGTGGGGTATGGATGGTGAGCGTGGTGACGGTCTGCTGCGTGCCCTGATTCTGGATCAGGATGATGGCCCGGAGATTGTCGCGGCGGCCCGCGACCGCGCTCCAGAAGGGATGTTGCTGAACTCGCCTCGCCCTAACCTGCTGCGTTTCATGCCAGCCTTGAACATCACGGCCGACGAAATCGACCTGATGCTGGCCTGGCTAGACGAAATTCTGGTCAAGGTTCGCGGTTAA
- a CDS encoding alpha/beta hydrolase, translated as MKKMNFQDFSLAYLHHPINDNTPIICIHGSWDDHQSWNGVANSLSEHTLLRYDRRGHSQSSAPKGQGRLSDDVADVIALLDYLNLPTAHVLGHSYGANVSIVLASRHPERVSSLMLLEPPVFSLLQDENEALRLEASNLMKQAAILIEQGQIEAGAKLFIEKVAFGDRAWREVFDSQARATILSNAHTWLDQFRDPDRLAVNVSALATFPGQTTLLTGSATLPAYTAVVQKISELVPRATIRSVAGAGHGMHISHPELVAAALKAHLETVSMSPLPRAC; from the coding sequence ATGAAAAAAATGAATTTTCAGGATTTCAGCCTCGCCTATCTCCACCACCCTATAAACGACAACACCCCCATCATTTGTATACATGGTTCATGGGATGATCACCAAAGCTGGAACGGGGTGGCCAACAGCCTCTCTGAGCACACGCTCCTGCGCTACGACCGCCGTGGCCACAGCCAAAGCTCTGCGCCCAAAGGTCAAGGCCGCCTGAGCGACGATGTCGCCGATGTCATTGCACTTCTGGACTATCTGAACCTGCCAACAGCCCATGTCCTCGGACACTCCTATGGCGCCAATGTCTCTATTGTTCTGGCCAGCCGCCACCCGGAGCGGGTCAGTTCGCTGATGTTGCTGGAGCCCCCGGTTTTCAGCCTTCTGCAAGACGAAAACGAAGCTCTCAGACTGGAGGCAAGCAATTTGATGAAACAAGCTGCCATACTGATAGAGCAGGGACAGATCGAAGCAGGCGCAAAACTTTTCATCGAAAAAGTCGCCTTCGGAGACCGAGCCTGGCGTGAAGTATTTGACTCGCAGGCCCGCGCTACCATCCTGTCCAACGCACACACATGGCTGGACCAGTTCCGCGACCCGGATCGCTTGGCGGTCAATGTCAGCGCCTTGGCCACGTTCCCCGGTCAGACGACACTCTTAACCGGCAGCGCGACGCTACCCGCCTACACGGCAGTCGTTCAGAAAATTTCCGAACTAGTACCACGCGCCACTATTCGCAGCGTCGCAGGGGCAGGCCACGGTATGCATATTTCCCACCCGGAATTAGTGGCTGCCGCTCTGAAAGCCCATTTGGAAACAGTGTCAATGTCCCCCTTACCCAGAGCATGTTGA
- a CDS encoding 2,4'-dihydroxyacetophenone dioxygenase family protein: MTQNSTPPYIEIEKRIDKVRDEYALVEGHFDTSEETSPWIPFGPNIWLRHLSFDIRNNTSVHIMRADKGGSLGRHRHRAVVTGYILSGSLRYEEYDWVARAGHYIHESPGRTHTLVSDEGMETLFHLGTPIEFLDENDNILEIIDVFWMIDHYTSYCKKHNLPINQSMFI; the protein is encoded by the coding sequence ATGACCCAAAACAGCACCCCACCCTACATCGAGATCGAAAAGCGCATCGATAAGGTACGCGATGAATACGCTCTGGTTGAAGGCCACTTCGATACATCTGAGGAAACCTCCCCCTGGATTCCTTTCGGCCCTAATATCTGGCTGCGTCACCTGAGCTTTGATATTCGCAACAACACCTCGGTACACATCATGCGTGCCGACAAGGGCGGTTCCCTGGGTCGTCACCGTCACCGCGCTGTGGTGACCGGCTACATCCTGTCCGGTAGCCTGCGTTACGAGGAATACGATTGGGTGGCTCGCGCTGGCCATTACATCCATGAAAGCCCCGGCCGCACTCACACTCTGGTGTCGGACGAAGGCATGGAAACCCTGTTCCATCTGGGCACGCCCATCGAGTTCCTGGACGAGAACGACAACATTCTGGAAATCATTGATGTGTTCTGGATGATCGACCATTACACCAGCTACTGTAAGAAGCACAATCTGCCCATCAACCAGTCCATGTTCATCTAA
- a CDS encoding AraC family transcriptional regulator: MSAENGLDLSVLYRHPVFHSHSAELSHQPLSRAISRHALHWGRGRINTSLYRRDIDQISLMRLGYGAEVEIQADAFGDFCLVQMPLQGTAEFISDGHHKLTAYPGDIAVVSPCHHVRTLWQAGCEQLIVKIPYSLFDGVGHQTLAQEGMTRGCVYKLDPCMGPQWANLIQHLLLLPTQNNDRLASWTQHIESSLALFLLCHPADEQAVQALVDESMGAAARAGQIRLLQAKNYVLAHVHNTISLNDLAQAAGVSPRFLHLLCRRHYKQSPMNWVRNLRLDAAHQALQSRPRPKVTEVALAHGFGHLGRFSAYYQQRFKELPHQTGQTRHTSLKQS, translated from the coding sequence ATGTCGGCAGAAAATGGCTTGGATCTGTCGGTGTTGTACCGTCATCCAGTCTTTCATTCGCACAGCGCCGAGCTGTCTCATCAGCCACTTAGCCGGGCCATTTCCCGGCATGCCCTGCATTGGGGGCGCGGGCGCATCAACACCAGCCTGTACCGCCGCGATATTGATCAGATCAGCCTGATGCGACTGGGCTACGGTGCCGAGGTGGAAATCCAGGCCGATGCCTTCGGGGACTTCTGTCTGGTGCAAATGCCCTTGCAAGGTACGGCCGAATTCATCAGCGATGGCCATCACAAACTAACAGCCTATCCCGGCGATATTGCGGTGGTGTCTCCCTGCCATCATGTGCGCACCTTGTGGCAGGCCGGTTGTGAACAACTGATTGTGAAAATCCCCTACAGCCTGTTTGATGGCGTGGGCCATCAGACGCTGGCACAAGAGGGCATGACACGGGGCTGTGTTTACAAGCTGGACCCCTGTATGGGCCCGCAATGGGCCAACCTCATCCAGCACCTGCTTTTACTCCCCACGCAAAACAACGATCGTCTTGCGAGCTGGACGCAGCATATTGAAAGCAGCCTGGCTTTGTTCCTGCTGTGTCATCCCGCTGATGAACAGGCTGTGCAGGCTCTGGTGGATGAGTCCATGGGAGCCGCAGCCAGAGCAGGGCAGATACGTCTGCTCCAGGCTAAAAACTATGTGCTGGCCCATGTGCACAACACCATCTCACTGAATGATCTGGCTCAGGCAGCGGGTGTGAGTCCCCGCTTCCTGCATCTGCTGTGCCGCCGTCACTACAAGCAGTCCCCCATGAATTGGGTACGCAATCTGCGTCTGGACGCCGCGCATCAAGCACTACAAAGCCGCCCCCGCCCCAAGGTCACCGAGGTGGCACTGGCGCATGGCTTTGGGCATCTGGGGCGGTTTTCTGCCTACTACCAGCAACGCTTCAAGGAGCTGCCCCATCAAACGGGGCAGACACGGCACACAAGCCTCAAACAGTCTTAG
- a CDS encoding PaaI family thioesterase — protein MPNSSRHLPVLEYLQRQLDGTLTEGEYTHMRYPTAISRLLNFRITAIGEASATLELDADATLHGNQQGTVHGGLLCELADAAIGTAHSTLMQEGESFTSIDLKATFLRPVWQERLQARAWATHRGRSISHYRCEIQREDGKVITTVESAVMTLKGDQAQGR, from the coding sequence ATGCCAAACTCATCTCGCCACTTGCCTGTACTGGAGTATCTGCAACGTCAACTGGATGGCACGCTGACCGAGGGCGAATACACGCATATGCGTTACCCCACAGCAATTTCCCGGCTGCTGAACTTTCGTATTACGGCTATCGGTGAAGCCAGCGCGACGCTGGAACTGGACGCAGACGCCACCTTGCACGGCAACCAGCAAGGCACTGTGCATGGCGGTCTCTTGTGCGAACTGGCGGACGCCGCCATCGGCACGGCCCACTCCACCTTGATGCAGGAAGGCGAAAGCTTTACCAGCATTGATCTGAAAGCCACCTTTCTGCGCCCGGTCTGGCAAGAGCGACTGCAAGCCCGTGCCTGGGCCACGCATCGTGGGCGCAGCATCAGCCATTACCGCTGTGAAATCCAGCGCGAAGACGGCAAGGTGATTACCACGGTGGAAAGCGCCGTCATGACCTTGAAAGGGGATCAAGCACAGGGGCGATAA
- a CDS encoding sulfite exporter TauE/SafE family protein has product MYESLSSLVLISVTFLVAGMVKGITGMGLPTVAMSLLGLVMSPASAAALLVLPSFITNIWQCLAGPSMWALLRRLWPMMLTIVLGTLWGSSLLAKTSPQLSGMALGIALLVYAGYALIAPTLRVSPRFEPWLTPWIGLTTGIVTGITGVFVMPAVPYLQALNLDKDELVQALGLSFTLSTIALASGLFMHDVFKLHQLGMSTLVIAPALLGMWLGQKIRVCISPRRFKQCLLLFLAALGLQLIIRPFM; this is encoded by the coding sequence ATGTATGAATCTCTCTCTTCCCTTGTTCTGATCAGCGTCACCTTCCTGGTAGCGGGCATGGTCAAAGGCATTACCGGCATGGGCCTGCCTACGGTCGCCATGAGCTTGCTAGGTCTGGTGATGTCTCCCGCTTCGGCTGCCGCTTTGCTGGTGTTGCCTTCCTTCATTACCAATATCTGGCAATGCCTGGCCGGGCCGTCCATGTGGGCTTTGCTGCGCAGGCTCTGGCCCATGATGCTGACCATTGTTCTAGGCACGCTATGGGGTTCATCGCTGTTGGCCAAGACTTCACCCCAGCTCTCGGGCATGGCCTTGGGCATCGCCCTGCTGGTCTACGCAGGCTATGCGCTTATCGCCCCCACCCTGAGGGTGTCACCCCGTTTCGAGCCTTGGCTTACGCCCTGGATTGGCCTGACAACCGGCATTGTCACTGGCATTACCGGCGTTTTTGTGATGCCCGCCGTACCTTACTTGCAGGCCCTGAATCTGGACAAGGACGAACTGGTGCAAGCCTTGGGACTGTCCTTCACCCTCTCCACCATCGCGCTGGCAAGCGGCCTGTTCATGCACGATGTGTTCAAGCTACACCAGTTGGGCATGTCTACCCTGGTCATTGCTCCGGCCTTACTGGGCATGTGGCTGGGGCAAAAAATCCGCGTATGCATCAGTCCGCGCCGCTTCAAACAATGTTTGCTGCTGTTTCTGGCGGCATTGGGCCTACAACTGATTATTCGTCCCTTTATGTAG
- a CDS encoding LysR family transcriptional regulator, with amino-acid sequence MRLGLADLHLFLSIVDAGSITQGAARANLALASASERLRRIEDDAGVVLLERLPRGVVTTQAGEALAHHARLMLRQHDLLKGELQDFALGARGTLHLYANTAALTEFLPSRLAPWLAQRPNLHIELKERTSTDIVRTVAAGLAQAGVVSDAVQAPGLVLEPVAKDHLVLIMAAAHPLAAYSKFSLQDILHEPFVGLMPGNALQDHLDEHARAAGHVLAQRIRMKTFEGLCQMVAHGVGLGIVPQGVASRYKRRHGFVVRPLRDAWANRCLCLCYQDWDALSKPMQRLLQHLGSRKAS; translated from the coding sequence ATGCGACTGGGTCTGGCAGATCTTCACTTGTTCTTAAGCATTGTGGATGCAGGCAGCATCACACAGGGGGCGGCACGCGCGAATCTGGCCCTGGCCTCGGCCAGCGAGCGTTTGCGTCGTATCGAGGACGATGCGGGTGTTGTCCTTCTGGAGCGTCTGCCGCGCGGAGTCGTCACTACACAAGCGGGTGAGGCTCTGGCCCACCATGCCCGTTTGATGCTGCGTCAGCATGATTTGCTCAAAGGTGAATTACAGGATTTCGCCCTTGGCGCGCGGGGGACTTTGCACCTGTATGCGAATACGGCGGCTTTAACCGAATTTCTGCCGTCGCGCTTGGCACCTTGGTTGGCACAACGGCCTAATCTGCATATCGAACTGAAAGAGCGCACCAGCACAGACATTGTGCGCACGGTGGCGGCAGGTTTGGCCCAGGCCGGTGTGGTGTCGGATGCGGTGCAGGCACCGGGGCTGGTGCTGGAGCCGGTCGCCAAGGATCATCTGGTGCTGATTATGGCGGCGGCTCATCCCTTGGCGGCGTATAGCAAATTTAGCTTGCAGGATATTCTGCATGAGCCTTTCGTGGGCCTGATGCCGGGTAATGCCTTGCAGGATCATCTGGACGAGCATGCTCGCGCTGCGGGCCATGTTTTGGCGCAGCGCATCCGCATGAAAACCTTTGAAGGGCTGTGCCAGATGGTGGCCCACGGTGTGGGCCTGGGGATTGTGCCGCAAGGTGTGGCCAGCCGCTACAAGCGTCGTCATGGCTTTGTCGTGCGGCCTTTGCGTGACGCCTGGGCCAATCGTTGCTTGTGCCTGTGTTATCAGGATTGGGATGCCCTCTCCAAACCCATGCAGCGTTTGTTGCAGCATTTGGGGTCAAGGAAGGCTTCCTGA